Genomic DNA from Candidatus Bathyarchaeota archaeon:
CAAAGTCTAAATTATTGATTCTCTCGCAGCCAGCTCGAAGTGCGTTGATATTTAGCACAAGAGCTCTTTCAACAGGCATCCTTTCAGGATTGATGTCTATCCCAAATCTGCCTCTGTAACCGTACATCTTTAGGACGAGGAGCGCCGCGTACATCTGATCCAAGCCCAGAACGCCAACATTCAGGTCTTGATCATAGTTTCCGAGCGGCTGGCTATTCCAGTGGGTGTGAGCGAGTCTTCCCTCTCTAAGTATAGATGCAAGAGCGTATGCAAGCTCCTCATGGCCCATAAGAATATGACCGACCTCCGGGTTTAGGCATACAAGGCTATGTCCTTCTCCCAATATCTTTTTATTTTCCTCAGAAGTTAATAGGGATTCAACATTCCTCGCCATGAGAATGCCGTTTGCAGTATTCCTATAGATATTGTTTCCTCTAGGCTCATACGGTTTAGGTTCAATTGCCACCCTGACGCCTGGTACGGCATCCATTGCCTCCGCCAATCCTCTCTCGAAGTTCTCCCACATCAGATAGAACTCTGTTCCGATAGGGTTTTCATATCCATCGATACCTGGCCAGACGACGCAGAACTCGGTATTCAATTCCTTATTCATCTGGAGCGCTCTTATCGTACGGTCAATGGCTTTCCTCCTTACAGCCGGATTCATATTTGAGAGGGAGCCGAACTCGAAGGTCTTCTCATAGAAAAGGTTCGGTATAACCGTCACGAGATTTATGCCTGTCTCCCTTCTAAGGGCCTTATATTCGTCAATGGTCTCCTCATTGACCTCGTTTGGATAATGAGCCTCCAAACCGAAGCTAGAGTCGATGACACCCATATCATAAAGTGAGGCAACCTTCATCAGCACATCTTGAATAGAGCCTCGCTCTATATAGGCCTCATGGAAACGGCCCCCACCCGGGTAGAAGTACCATACACCAGCAGAGAAACGCGGCTCAAGATTGAAACTCTTCAGATGTTTAAGCATCTCATCTCTAGTCTTCACTTTCTTCTGGTCACGAAGATCAACCAAAACCATTTTTGATCAAGATTTACAGAATGCCGAATCATAAGATAAGACTTTTGCAGAGTTGGTGGAGAACAGCAAGGTTCTTATTGGAGACACTCCATCCATTAAAGGCGCTTTTGATCCGAAGCCTCACTTGCAGATACTACCTCTGCGCCCATAAGTTGGCCTATCTGAATCTCGTAGAGTTTAGCGTATAGTCCACCCTTAGACAAGAGTTCTTCATGAGTTCCTTCCTCGACTATCTTCCCCTTATCGATAACTATGACCCTGTCGGCTAGAAAGGTTGTAGATAGTCTATGCGCGATTATGATGCATGTCCTCCCTTTAAGAAGCTTCTTTAATGCCTCCTGTAATATGCTCTCTGTATAGGGATCGACGCTGCTTGTCGCTTCGTCTAAGATAACTATCTTAGGCTGTCTTACAAGGGTTCTCGTTATATTTATAAGTTGTCTCTGTCCCACAGAAAGGTTTGCACCGCCTTCAGTGACGATTGTCTTTAACCCTTCAGGCAGGGAGTTTAGGAGTGGTTCCAAACCAAGACTATGAATAACCTCTATAATTTCATCCTCAGTCGCATCTGGCTTCCCATAGCGAATATTCTCTAGAACCGTAT
This window encodes:
- a CDS encoding TIM barrel protein, which gives rise to MVLVDLRDQKKVKTRDEMLKHLKSFNLEPRFSAGVWYFYPGGGRFHEAYIERGSIQDVLMKVASLYDMGVIDSSFGLEAHYPNEVNEETIDEYKALRRETGINLVTVIPNLFYEKTFEFGSLSNMNPAVRRKAIDRTIRALQMNKELNTEFCVVWPGIDGYENPIGTEFYLMWENFERGLAEAMDAVPGVRVAIEPKPYEPRGNNIYRNTANGILMARNVESLLTSEENKKILGEGHSLVCLNPEVGHILMGHEELAYALASILREGRLAHTHWNSQPLGNYDQDLNVGVLGLDQMYAALLVLKMYGYRGRFGIDINPERMPVERALVLNINALRAGCERINNLDFDRLVEAMYNPEESRGVAEDVMTRALAPSSTYLIDFGKLGI